A part of Phoenix dactylifera cultivar Barhee BC4 chromosome 2, palm_55x_up_171113_PBpolish2nd_filt_p, whole genome shotgun sequence genomic DNA contains:
- the LOC103714543 gene encoding uncharacterized protein LOC103714543 isoform X3, with amino-acid sequence MLEVENDASKGGTAKYGEKDNWAEQSIGVDQLTFKLVQVEGDRTCIPALEDEAMEVEHLLAEPQSEEDLIVDVMHLNSENTNPRLGNEDFPCEVGCGNPKKDFGMLDSDDAHVVKQEPKYEYVENMMQGIEEEGILHLPYSLSSVCPDLSDIGFPESSEMDYASENMSFMRNFGSECQTISIEREEDAGEMSHLPNAIIPCEGTSDCAPSFLDNMSTDELHDAFRSMFGRDTCVMDKQWLKHRVLFGLQNHTEVGYASSLLECGLSSVENDDDMIWIPKNVPEEICIPLTNIFGSSALVVGTGAGKERHSCEDVAVANISKVGKAGFEPLNLEERPSALTATKRLRKPTRRYIEETSEMISRGCNERAKAPIDSAPIVSSRDKLSHVKTDNRGGQVVYQEYSPRSGIQVPNSLQFRRGRPKKNSSLMGSKILGSKEDMIFSVACQATCASRLARDELQDGLSDDCATATRNEKSGIRRKHHRLWTLSEVMKLVEGVSRYGVGRWTEIKRLLFSSSAYRTSVDLKDKWRNLLRASGAQLHNRNQVELQKKHMSLPIPQSVLRRVKELSIIHPYPRERKSRPPLVSSSPVSACSNGISISRSGRIVHKQIST; translated from the exons ACTGCAAAATATGGTGAGAAAGACAATTGGGCAGAACAAAGCATAGGGGTAGACCAGTTGACATTTAAGCTGGTTCAG GTTGAAGGAGATCGGACTTGTATTCCTGCCTTGGAGGATGAAGCTATGGAGGTTGAACATCTACTTGCAGAACCACAAAGTGAGGAAGATTTAATTGTTGATGTCATGCATTTGAACTCAGAGAACACAAATCCGCGTTTAGGCAATGAAGATTTTCCATGCGAAGTTGGTTGCGGTAACCCAAAAAAAGATTTTG GCATGCTGGACTCTGATGATGCACATGTAGTGAAGCAGGAACCAAAGTATGAA TATGTCGAAAACATGATGCAAGGAATTGAGGAGGAAGGAATTCTACATTTACCATACAGTCTCTCTAGTGTTTGTCCTGATCTTTCAG ATATTGGTTTTCCAGAAAGTTCTgaaatggattatgcttctgAAAATATGTCATTTATGAGGAATTTTGGATCAGAATGCCAAACAATAAGCATAGAAAGAGAAGAGGATGCTGGTGAAATGTCCCATTTGCCAAATGCTATTATTCCATGTGAAGGTACATCTGATTGTGCTCCATCATTCCTTGACAATATGAGCACCGATGAGCTGCATGATGCCTTTAGAAGCATGTTTGGACGGGATACATGTGTAATGGACAAGCAGTGGCTTAAGCATCGTGTCCTCTTTGGCTTGCAGAACCATACTGAAGTGGGTTATGCTTCTAGCCTTTTAGAATGTGGCCTATCATCGGTAGAAAATGATGACGACATGATTTGGATCCCAAAAAATGTACCTGAAGAAATATGTATTCCTTTGACTAATATCTTTGGGAGCAGCGCACTGGTAGTTGGCACTGGTGCAGGGAAGGAACGACATTCTTGTGAGGATGTCGCAGTGGCCAATATTTCTAAGGTTGGTAAAGCTGGATTTGAGCCTTTAAATTTAGAAGAAAGGCCAAGTGCACTTACAGCTACTAAGAGATTGCGCAAACCAACACGGAGATATATTGAGGAAACATCAGAAATGATATCCAGAGGCTGCAATGAGAGAGCAAAAGCCCCCATTGACAGTGCCCCCATTGTCAGTTCCAGAGATAAGCTTAGTCATGTTAAGACAGACAATAGAGGTGGGCAAGTGGTTTATCAGGAATATTCACCGAGATCTGGTATTCAGGTACCTAACAGCCTGCAATTCCGAAGAGGCCGTCCAAAGAAAAATAGCTCTCTTATG GGTAGTAAGATCCTAGGGAGCAAGGAAGACATGATATTCTCAGTTGCATGTCAAGCTACGTGTGCTTCAAGGCTTGCTCGGGATGAATTGCAAGATGGCCTATCAGATGATTGTGCTACAGCAACTAGAAATGAGAAAAGTGGGATTCGAAGGAAGCATCATAGGCTGTGGACACTTTCAGAGGTGATGAAACTTGTTGAAGGTGTTTCTCGGTATGGAGTTGGCAGATGGACTGAAATCAAGAGGCTATTGTTCTCATCATCTGCTTATCGCACATCTGTTGATCTCAAG GATAAATGGAGAAATCTCTTGAGGGCTAGTGGTGCACAGCTGCATAACAGAAACCAG GTTgagttgcagaagaagcacaTGTCACTTCCCATACCTCAATCTGTTTTACGACGGGTTAAAGAGTTGTCTATAATCCATCCATATCCAAGGGAACGGAAGTCCAGACCTCCATTAGTTTCCTCTTCTCCGGTCTCTGCTTGCAGTAATGGCATATCCATCAGCCGTAGTGGCCGAATTGTACATAAGCAAATCTCTACCTAG
- the LOC103714543 gene encoding uncharacterized protein LOC103714543 isoform X2, whose amino-acid sequence MLEVENDASKGGTAKYGEKDNWAEQSIGVDQLTFKLVQVEGDRTCIPALEDEAMEVEHLLAEPQSEEDLIVDVMHLNSENTNPRLGNEDFPCEVGCGNPKKDFGMLDSDDAHVVKQEPKYEYVENMMQGIEEEGILHLPYSLSSVCPDLSESSEMDYASENMSFMRNFGSECQTISIEREEDAGEMSHLPNAIIPCEGTSDCAPSFLDNMSTDELHDAFRSMFGRDTCVMDKQWLKHRVLFGLQNHTEVGYASSLLECGLSSVENDDDMIWIPKNVPEEICIPLTNIFGSSALVVGTGAGKERHSCEDVAVANISKVGKAGFEPLNLEERPSALTATKRLRKPTRRYIEETSEMISRGCNERAKAPIDSAPIVSSRDKLSHVKTDNRGGQVVYQEYSPRSGIQVPNSLQFRRGRPKKNSSLMLSSFIQGSKILGSKEDMIFSVACQATCASRLARDELQDGLSDDCATATRNEKSGIRRKHHRLWTLSEVMKLVEGVSRYGVGRWTEIKRLLFSSSAYRTSVDLKDKWRNLLRASGAQLHNRNQVELQKKHMSLPIPQSVLRRVKELSIIHPYPRERKSRPPLVSSSPVSACSNGISISRSGRIVHKQIST is encoded by the exons ACTGCAAAATATGGTGAGAAAGACAATTGGGCAGAACAAAGCATAGGGGTAGACCAGTTGACATTTAAGCTGGTTCAG GTTGAAGGAGATCGGACTTGTATTCCTGCCTTGGAGGATGAAGCTATGGAGGTTGAACATCTACTTGCAGAACCACAAAGTGAGGAAGATTTAATTGTTGATGTCATGCATTTGAACTCAGAGAACACAAATCCGCGTTTAGGCAATGAAGATTTTCCATGCGAAGTTGGTTGCGGTAACCCAAAAAAAGATTTTG GCATGCTGGACTCTGATGATGCACATGTAGTGAAGCAGGAACCAAAGTATGAA TATGTCGAAAACATGATGCAAGGAATTGAGGAGGAAGGAATTCTACATTTACCATACAGTCTCTCTAGTGTTTGTCCTGATCTTTCAG AAAGTTCTgaaatggattatgcttctgAAAATATGTCATTTATGAGGAATTTTGGATCAGAATGCCAAACAATAAGCATAGAAAGAGAAGAGGATGCTGGTGAAATGTCCCATTTGCCAAATGCTATTATTCCATGTGAAGGTACATCTGATTGTGCTCCATCATTCCTTGACAATATGAGCACCGATGAGCTGCATGATGCCTTTAGAAGCATGTTTGGACGGGATACATGTGTAATGGACAAGCAGTGGCTTAAGCATCGTGTCCTCTTTGGCTTGCAGAACCATACTGAAGTGGGTTATGCTTCTAGCCTTTTAGAATGTGGCCTATCATCGGTAGAAAATGATGACGACATGATTTGGATCCCAAAAAATGTACCTGAAGAAATATGTATTCCTTTGACTAATATCTTTGGGAGCAGCGCACTGGTAGTTGGCACTGGTGCAGGGAAGGAACGACATTCTTGTGAGGATGTCGCAGTGGCCAATATTTCTAAGGTTGGTAAAGCTGGATTTGAGCCTTTAAATTTAGAAGAAAGGCCAAGTGCACTTACAGCTACTAAGAGATTGCGCAAACCAACACGGAGATATATTGAGGAAACATCAGAAATGATATCCAGAGGCTGCAATGAGAGAGCAAAAGCCCCCATTGACAGTGCCCCCATTGTCAGTTCCAGAGATAAGCTTAGTCATGTTAAGACAGACAATAGAGGTGGGCAAGTGGTTTATCAGGAATATTCACCGAGATCTGGTATTCAGGTACCTAACAGCCTGCAATTCCGAAGAGGCCGTCCAAAGAAAAATAGCTCTCTTATG TTATCAAGTTTTATTCAGGGTAGTAAGATCCTAGGGAGCAAGGAAGACATGATATTCTCAGTTGCATGTCAAGCTACGTGTGCTTCAAGGCTTGCTCGGGATGAATTGCAAGATGGCCTATCAGATGATTGTGCTACAGCAACTAGAAATGAGAAAAGTGGGATTCGAAGGAAGCATCATAGGCTGTGGACACTTTCAGAGGTGATGAAACTTGTTGAAGGTGTTTCTCGGTATGGAGTTGGCAGATGGACTGAAATCAAGAGGCTATTGTTCTCATCATCTGCTTATCGCACATCTGTTGATCTCAAG GATAAATGGAGAAATCTCTTGAGGGCTAGTGGTGCACAGCTGCATAACAGAAACCAG GTTgagttgcagaagaagcacaTGTCACTTCCCATACCTCAATCTGTTTTACGACGGGTTAAAGAGTTGTCTATAATCCATCCATATCCAAGGGAACGGAAGTCCAGACCTCCATTAGTTTCCTCTTCTCCGGTCTCTGCTTGCAGTAATGGCATATCCATCAGCCGTAGTGGCCGAATTGTACATAAGCAAATCTCTACCTAG
- the LOC103714543 gene encoding uncharacterized protein LOC103714543 isoform X1, which translates to MLEVENDASKGGTAKYGEKDNWAEQSIGVDQLTFKLVQVEGDRTCIPALEDEAMEVEHLLAEPQSEEDLIVDVMHLNSENTNPRLGNEDFPCEVGCGNPKKDFGMLDSDDAHVVKQEPKYEYVENMMQGIEEEGILHLPYSLSSVCPDLSDIGFPESSEMDYASENMSFMRNFGSECQTISIEREEDAGEMSHLPNAIIPCEGTSDCAPSFLDNMSTDELHDAFRSMFGRDTCVMDKQWLKHRVLFGLQNHTEVGYASSLLECGLSSVENDDDMIWIPKNVPEEICIPLTNIFGSSALVVGTGAGKERHSCEDVAVANISKVGKAGFEPLNLEERPSALTATKRLRKPTRRYIEETSEMISRGCNERAKAPIDSAPIVSSRDKLSHVKTDNRGGQVVYQEYSPRSGIQVPNSLQFRRGRPKKNSSLMLSSFIQGSKILGSKEDMIFSVACQATCASRLARDELQDGLSDDCATATRNEKSGIRRKHHRLWTLSEVMKLVEGVSRYGVGRWTEIKRLLFSSSAYRTSVDLKDKWRNLLRASGAQLHNRNQVELQKKHMSLPIPQSVLRRVKELSIIHPYPRERKSRPPLVSSSPVSACSNGISISRSGRIVHKQIST; encoded by the exons ACTGCAAAATATGGTGAGAAAGACAATTGGGCAGAACAAAGCATAGGGGTAGACCAGTTGACATTTAAGCTGGTTCAG GTTGAAGGAGATCGGACTTGTATTCCTGCCTTGGAGGATGAAGCTATGGAGGTTGAACATCTACTTGCAGAACCACAAAGTGAGGAAGATTTAATTGTTGATGTCATGCATTTGAACTCAGAGAACACAAATCCGCGTTTAGGCAATGAAGATTTTCCATGCGAAGTTGGTTGCGGTAACCCAAAAAAAGATTTTG GCATGCTGGACTCTGATGATGCACATGTAGTGAAGCAGGAACCAAAGTATGAA TATGTCGAAAACATGATGCAAGGAATTGAGGAGGAAGGAATTCTACATTTACCATACAGTCTCTCTAGTGTTTGTCCTGATCTTTCAG ATATTGGTTTTCCAGAAAGTTCTgaaatggattatgcttctgAAAATATGTCATTTATGAGGAATTTTGGATCAGAATGCCAAACAATAAGCATAGAAAGAGAAGAGGATGCTGGTGAAATGTCCCATTTGCCAAATGCTATTATTCCATGTGAAGGTACATCTGATTGTGCTCCATCATTCCTTGACAATATGAGCACCGATGAGCTGCATGATGCCTTTAGAAGCATGTTTGGACGGGATACATGTGTAATGGACAAGCAGTGGCTTAAGCATCGTGTCCTCTTTGGCTTGCAGAACCATACTGAAGTGGGTTATGCTTCTAGCCTTTTAGAATGTGGCCTATCATCGGTAGAAAATGATGACGACATGATTTGGATCCCAAAAAATGTACCTGAAGAAATATGTATTCCTTTGACTAATATCTTTGGGAGCAGCGCACTGGTAGTTGGCACTGGTGCAGGGAAGGAACGACATTCTTGTGAGGATGTCGCAGTGGCCAATATTTCTAAGGTTGGTAAAGCTGGATTTGAGCCTTTAAATTTAGAAGAAAGGCCAAGTGCACTTACAGCTACTAAGAGATTGCGCAAACCAACACGGAGATATATTGAGGAAACATCAGAAATGATATCCAGAGGCTGCAATGAGAGAGCAAAAGCCCCCATTGACAGTGCCCCCATTGTCAGTTCCAGAGATAAGCTTAGTCATGTTAAGACAGACAATAGAGGTGGGCAAGTGGTTTATCAGGAATATTCACCGAGATCTGGTATTCAGGTACCTAACAGCCTGCAATTCCGAAGAGGCCGTCCAAAGAAAAATAGCTCTCTTATG TTATCAAGTTTTATTCAGGGTAGTAAGATCCTAGGGAGCAAGGAAGACATGATATTCTCAGTTGCATGTCAAGCTACGTGTGCTTCAAGGCTTGCTCGGGATGAATTGCAAGATGGCCTATCAGATGATTGTGCTACAGCAACTAGAAATGAGAAAAGTGGGATTCGAAGGAAGCATCATAGGCTGTGGACACTTTCAGAGGTGATGAAACTTGTTGAAGGTGTTTCTCGGTATGGAGTTGGCAGATGGACTGAAATCAAGAGGCTATTGTTCTCATCATCTGCTTATCGCACATCTGTTGATCTCAAG GATAAATGGAGAAATCTCTTGAGGGCTAGTGGTGCACAGCTGCATAACAGAAACCAG GTTgagttgcagaagaagcacaTGTCACTTCCCATACCTCAATCTGTTTTACGACGGGTTAAAGAGTTGTCTATAATCCATCCATATCCAAGGGAACGGAAGTCCAGACCTCCATTAGTTTCCTCTTCTCCGGTCTCTGCTTGCAGTAATGGCATATCCATCAGCCGTAGTGGCCGAATTGTACATAAGCAAATCTCTACCTAG